In the genome of Ancylomarina subtilis, one region contains:
- a CDS encoding prohibitin family protein, which yields MKQKPYFLIVVAAFALILVFSGSSMFRTLQPGERGVIFRKFSSGLDKDNIIMPGFLIIAPWNDLHVYDVKEQKSEETMDVLDKSGLSVNIDVSVRFNPIYNKIGYLHEIFGKNYINQLVIPEVRSSVRQVAGRYTAEEIYSTRRKEVEDAIIQETSLVLKKNNIEMKALLIRSINLPAKIKQAIESKLQQEQEALAYQFKLDREKSEAERKRIAAEGESNANKIINSSLTTALLKMRGIEATIKLAESPNAKVVVIGSSKDGMPLILGNN from the coding sequence ATGAAACAAAAACCGTATTTCTTAATCGTAGTAGCAGCTTTTGCTCTGATATTAGTTTTTTCAGGATCAAGCATGTTCAGAACTCTTCAACCAGGTGAGCGTGGAGTAATCTTTCGTAAATTTTCATCCGGGTTGGATAAGGATAATATTATTATGCCTGGGTTTTTAATTATTGCACCTTGGAACGATTTACATGTATATGACGTTAAGGAGCAAAAGAGTGAAGAGACGATGGATGTATTAGATAAGAGTGGATTGTCTGTAAATATAGACGTTTCAGTTCGTTTTAATCCAATCTATAATAAAATTGGATACTTACATGAAATATTTGGTAAAAATTATATCAATCAGTTGGTTATACCAGAGGTGCGTTCTTCAGTTCGTCAGGTAGCAGGACGTTACACAGCTGAAGAAATTTATTCAACTCGAAGAAAAGAAGTTGAAGATGCGATTATTCAGGAAACGTCTTTGGTTCTTAAGAAAAACAATATTGAGATGAAGGCTTTGTTGATTCGTTCAATAAACTTACCTGCAAAGATTAAGCAAGCTATTGAAAGCAAGTTACAGCAAGAACAGGAAGCCTTAGCTTATCAGTTTAAACTTGATCGCGAGAAGAGTGAGGCTGAAAGAAAACGTATTGCTGCCGAAGGGGAGTCTAATGCGAATAAGATTATCAACAGCAGTCTAACTACTGCTCTCTTAAAAATGCGTGGTATTGAAGCAACAATTAAGTTAGCAGAATCTCCTAATGCAAAAGTTGTTGTAATTGGTAGTAGCAAAGATGGTATGCCTCTTATTTTAGGTAACAACTAA
- a CDS encoding nucleoside phosphorylase: MEPIKSSELIINPDGSVFHLHLRPEHLADTVILVGDPGRVELVASFFDNVEMTISNREFVTKTGTYKGKRFSVLSTGIGTDNIDIVVNELDALVNIDLETRIPKKEHKALTLVRIGTSGSLQGNIPVDSFLLSKKSIGFDGMLNFYAGRDDVSDLEFEKAFKEAMNWDAKLASPYFVSSSDKVIKQLDGDDMIQGITISANGFYGPQGRVLRLKTLDMDLNDKIEAFEYQGQKITNYEMESSAIAGLAALLGHEAATVCAIIANRVNKDASKDYKPVVKKLIQTVLDRLSK; encoded by the coding sequence ATGGAACCTATCAAATCATCAGAACTAATTATCAATCCTGACGGAAGTGTTTTTCATCTACACTTAAGACCAGAACATTTAGCCGATACTGTTATTCTTGTTGGAGATCCGGGACGAGTAGAACTCGTAGCAAGTTTTTTCGATAATGTTGAAATGACGATTTCAAACCGCGAATTTGTAACTAAAACAGGTACATACAAAGGCAAACGTTTCTCAGTTTTATCAACAGGTATTGGTACAGATAATATCGATATCGTTGTTAACGAATTGGATGCTTTGGTAAATATCGATTTGGAGACACGTATCCCTAAAAAAGAACACAAGGCTCTAACCCTTGTTCGTATTGGAACATCAGGATCGCTTCAGGGAAACATTCCTGTAGATTCTTTTCTTCTATCTAAAAAATCGATTGGATTTGACGGCATGTTGAACTTTTATGCCGGAAGAGATGACGTTTCAGATCTTGAATTTGAAAAAGCATTTAAGGAAGCAATGAATTGGGATGCCAAGCTTGCTTCTCCATATTTTGTTTCGTCTTCGGATAAAGTTATCAAACAACTTGATGGGGATGATATGATTCAGGGAATCACTATTTCAGCCAATGGATTTTATGGTCCTCAAGGACGAGTGCTCCGATTGAAGACCCTTGATATGGATTTGAATGACAAAATTGAAGCCTTTGAATATCAAGGTCAGAAAATTACCAACTACGAAATGGAAAGTTCTGCAATTGCTGGTTTAGCTGCTCTATTAGGGCATGAAGCTGCAACTGTTTGCGCTATTATTGCTAACCGTGTAAACAAAGATGCAAGTAAAGACTACAAACCAGTCGTAAAAAAATTAATTCAAACTGTTCTTGATCGATTAAGCAAATAA
- a CDS encoding transglutaminase family protein has translation MDEEKLRALISLLDDSDPDVYTNISKELSKLSAINIPKLEDIWLESDNPVFQERLENIIDEIHHNSIIKELIKWKNSPGQDLIDGAILVNRSINYHVTTSNVKTTISKIVDEIKPQIKDLETYLEKIKILNHFLYYIHNFMVLSPKEETSWGGNIGTVLAQKKGNYIITSIIYAGIAQALKLPVTGIQLPNSILLSCESHETDPNSRKTKRNYFYINPIDNGAVLSAMQLELVIKFKKLSNLAQYYKPCNNLNLIRLLIQNQIFTYGRQNNYKYVEILKGLLNVLLPNIPKSEK, from the coding sequence ATGGACGAAGAGAAATTACGTGCTCTCATTTCGCTACTAGATGATTCAGATCCAGATGTTTACACTAATATTAGCAAAGAATTATCTAAACTATCAGCCATAAATATTCCAAAACTGGAAGATATATGGCTGGAGTCAGACAACCCTGTGTTTCAAGAACGTTTAGAAAATATTATTGACGAAATTCATCACAATTCAATAATCAAGGAATTAATTAAATGGAAAAACTCCCCCGGACAAGATCTGATTGACGGAGCCATTTTGGTTAATAGAAGTATAAATTACCACGTTACAACCAGTAATGTAAAAACAACAATAAGCAAAATTGTAGACGAGATTAAACCGCAAATCAAAGATCTGGAGACTTATCTCGAAAAAATCAAAATTCTAAACCATTTCCTGTATTACATTCATAATTTCATGGTTTTATCTCCCAAAGAAGAAACCAGTTGGGGAGGAAATATTGGTACTGTACTCGCTCAAAAGAAGGGAAACTATATCATAACTAGTATCATATATGCTGGTATTGCTCAGGCCTTAAAACTTCCGGTTACAGGCATTCAACTGCCAAACAGTATTCTTCTTTCCTGCGAAAGTCATGAGACAGATCCAAATTCCAGAAAAACAAAACGAAACTACTTTTACATTAATCCCATAGACAATGGTGCGGTTTTGTCTGCGATGCAATTAGAGCTGGTTATCAAATTTAAAAAACTAAGTAATCTCGCTCAATATTATAAACCTTGCAACAATCTGAATCTTATCAGACTTCTTATTCAAAATCAAATTTTCACCTATGGTCGTCAAAACAATTATAAATATGTTGAAATCCTAAAAGGCCTACTGAATGTTCTTCTTCCGAATATTCCTAAATCAGAAAAATAG
- a CDS encoding cell division protein ZapA gives MSDEFLIKVNVAGRLYPLNIKRNREEIIRRAAKTINEKVLQYQQKYKDKDIQDFLAMASLQFVVKVLESEAKTDVSPVLKELEAMEQELNEFIKEEQ, from the coding sequence ATGTCTGATGAGTTTTTGATAAAAGTAAATGTGGCGGGTCGTCTTTATCCTTTAAATATCAAAAGGAACAGGGAAGAGATTATTCGCAGGGCAGCAAAAACAATTAACGAAAAGGTATTGCAATACCAACAGAAATATAAAGATAAAGACATTCAGGACTTCCTGGCAATGGCTTCGCTGCAGTTTGTAGTAAAAGTATTGGAATCTGAAGCGAAAACAGATGTATCTCCGGTTTTAAAGGAACTGGAAGCAATGGAGCAGGAATTGAATGAATTTATTAAAGAAGAACAGTAA
- the rny gene encoding ribonuclease Y, whose protein sequence is MTEIIIGAIALVGGGFISYFVLQRALKRKSESIIKDAQAEAEVLRKDKILQAKEKFLQLRTEHEKQINAKNAKLLVIENKVKQKETAVNQRVEDFQRKKKEVDTIRENLNVQMELVERKEMELEKAKRQQIEQLEKISGLSAEEAKNQIVESLKEEAKTEAMSYVNDIMEDAKMSANMEAKKVVIKTIQRVATETAIENSVTIFHIESDEIKGRIIGREGRNIRALEAATGIEIIVDDTPEAIVLSGFDPVRREIARLALHQLVTDGRIHPARIEEVVNKTRKQIEEEMAETGKRTAIDLGIHGLHPELIRMIGKMKYRSSYGQNLLQHARETANLCAIMATELGLNAKKAKRAGLLHDIGKVPDDEPELPHAILGMKLAEKYKEKPDICNAIGAHHDEIEMTTLIAPIIQACDAISGARPGARREIVESYIKRLKDLENLALSHPGVLKTYAIQAGRELRVIVGSDKVSDKEAESLSLDIAQKIQDEMTYPGQVKITVIRETRAINYAK, encoded by the coding sequence ATGACAGAAATAATCATAGGAGCCATTGCTTTAGTAGGGGGCGGATTTATTTCCTATTTCGTTTTACAACGCGCATTAAAGCGTAAGAGCGAAAGTATTATAAAGGATGCCCAAGCCGAAGCAGAGGTTCTCAGAAAAGATAAAATTCTACAGGCAAAAGAGAAATTTTTGCAGCTGAGGACAGAGCACGAAAAGCAAATTAATGCGAAAAATGCCAAGCTTTTGGTTATTGAAAACAAAGTGAAGCAAAAAGAGACCGCAGTAAATCAGAGGGTCGAAGATTTTCAACGTAAGAAGAAAGAAGTTGACACTATTCGTGAGAACTTAAATGTTCAAATGGAGTTGGTTGAGAGAAAGGAAATGGAGCTTGAGAAAGCGAAGCGTCAGCAAATTGAGCAGTTGGAAAAAATCTCAGGTTTATCTGCAGAAGAGGCAAAAAATCAGATTGTGGAATCTTTAAAAGAAGAAGCTAAAACTGAGGCAATGTCTTACGTGAATGATATCATGGAAGATGCCAAGATGTCTGCTAATATGGAAGCGAAGAAGGTTGTGATTAAAACCATCCAGCGTGTAGCCACTGAGACAGCAATTGAAAATTCAGTTACGATTTTTCATATTGAATCTGATGAAATTAAAGGACGTATTATTGGTCGTGAAGGACGAAATATTCGTGCATTGGAAGCGGCTACCGGTATCGAGATTATTGTAGATGATACACCGGAAGCAATTGTTCTTTCTGGTTTTGATCCAGTTCGACGTGAGATTGCTCGCCTTGCTTTACACCAATTGGTGACTGATGGTCGTATTCACCCAGCTCGTATCGAAGAGGTTGTGAATAAGACACGTAAGCAGATTGAGGAAGAAATGGCTGAAACAGGTAAGCGTACTGCTATCGATTTGGGAATTCATGGTCTTCATCCGGAGCTAATTCGTATGATTGGTAAGATGAAATACCGTTCGTCTTATGGACAAAACTTATTGCAACATGCTCGCGAAACCGCGAATCTATGTGCTATTATGGCAACTGAGCTTGGTTTGAATGCTAAGAAAGCCAAGCGTGCCGGATTGTTACACGATATAGGTAAGGTGCCAGATGATGAGCCGGAATTGCCACACGCAATTTTAGGTATGAAATTGGCTGAGAAATATAAAGAGAAGCCAGATATCTGTAATGCAATTGGAGCTCACCATGATGAAATTGAAATGACGACTCTAATCGCGCCAATCATCCAGGCTTGTGACGCTATTTCTGGTGCTCGTCCAGGTGCTCGACGCGAAATTGTGGAATCATACATCAAGCGTTTGAAAGATCTTGAAAACCTTGCTCTATCTCACCCTGGTGTATTGAAAACATATGCAATTCAAGCCGGTAGAGAGTTAAGAGTTATCGTAGGTAGTGATAAGGTTTCAGACAAGGAAGCTGAAAGTTTATCTTTGGATATTGCACAGAAAATTCAGGATGAAATGACTTATCCAGGTCAGGTAAAGATCACAGTAATTCGTGAAACTCGAGCGATTAACTACGCAAAATAA
- a CDS encoding M23 family metallopeptidase, whose amino-acid sequence MKIKHLNINLIFSLLILFFYPFSSSSHNYPKNYFRSPVDFKITLSGTFAELRNNHFHSGIDIRTFTSGKRVYAVADGIVSRIKVSAGGYGKALYIDHPNGYTSVYAHLSKFTPKIEAFIKSQQYRNKSFEIDINELKSQKKELFKFEKGAIIAYSGNSGSSMGPHLHFELRETKSEWPINPMLFNFKILDTKAPKIYNLYAYPLDKNSSVNGKNTRQVFKVHASNTSNFILKTNKIKLHGKIGFAIHAEDVLDNTWGQCGINKVQLKINDSLITNYAFDTFSFDESSYVNSHIDYELNQANNRKVHKTFIEPNNKLNFYSKMKSDGSYEFNENKNYKIEFSVFDSYQNKAKLQFKATGDTTSVSFPEEECTSTFKYQNENHFSRSDIELKFPENCFYSDLNFDYSTSLDSTFLSAVHHIHNPTVALNKYYSISIKMKNISPSLSDKLVIVQIDKDKKLSSAGGVYIDGLIKTKTKYLGNYAVTLDTIAPTITTKTDYRNKNISKLKFIDFTVKDELSGIKTYEGEIDNKWVLFEFDKKNDRLFYTFDKKRLIKNKKHHLKLFVKDAVGNQSTYECDFTW is encoded by the coding sequence ATGAAAATAAAGCATCTAAACATAAATCTTATTTTTTCCCTACTCATTCTATTTTTTTATCCTTTTTCTTCAAGTTCACACAATTATCCCAAAAACTATTTTAGATCTCCGGTTGATTTTAAAATAACCCTGTCTGGAACATTTGCCGAACTTAGAAACAATCATTTTCATTCGGGTATCGATATTAGAACCTTCACTTCGGGAAAAAGGGTGTATGCAGTTGCAGATGGTATTGTGAGTCGAATTAAGGTATCCGCAGGAGGTTATGGAAAAGCCTTGTATATTGATCATCCCAATGGATACACTTCGGTTTACGCACATCTTAGTAAATTCACTCCTAAAATTGAAGCCTTTATTAAATCCCAACAATATCGAAACAAAAGCTTTGAAATTGATATAAATGAACTCAAGTCTCAAAAAAAAGAACTATTCAAGTTTGAGAAAGGTGCAATTATCGCTTATTCCGGCAACTCCGGATCTTCGATGGGCCCCCACTTACATTTTGAACTTAGAGAAACAAAGAGTGAATGGCCGATTAATCCAATGCTCTTCAATTTTAAAATATTGGATACTAAAGCGCCTAAAATCTACAACTTATACGCTTACCCTCTCGATAAAAACAGTAGTGTGAATGGTAAAAACACGCGTCAAGTTTTTAAGGTACACGCATCGAATACCAGCAACTTTATTCTCAAAACAAACAAGATAAAACTACATGGAAAAATTGGTTTTGCCATTCATGCCGAAGATGTTTTAGATAATACCTGGGGGCAATGTGGGATTAATAAAGTGCAATTAAAAATTAACGATTCTTTAATCACCAATTATGCATTTGATACATTTTCTTTTGATGAAAGCAGCTATGTCAACTCACATATAGACTATGAACTGAATCAAGCAAACAATCGTAAAGTTCATAAGACTTTTATCGAACCCAATAATAAATTGAACTTCTACTCAAAGATGAAGTCTGATGGTTCATATGAGTTTAATGAAAATAAAAACTATAAAATTGAATTCTCTGTGTTCGATTCCTATCAAAATAAGGCAAAACTTCAATTTAAGGCCACGGGAGATACCACTTCAGTCAGTTTTCCCGAAGAAGAATGCACAAGTACTTTTAAGTATCAAAATGAAAATCACTTTTCGCGTTCGGATATTGAACTAAAATTTCCAGAAAACTGCTTTTATTCAGATCTTAATTTTGATTATTCAACAAGTCTGGATTCTACCTTTTTATCCGCTGTACATCATATTCACAACCCCACCGTTGCGCTCAACAAATACTACAGTATCTCGATAAAAATGAAAAATATTAGTCCTAGTCTATCTGATAAGTTGGTTATCGTTCAAATTGATAAAGACAAAAAGCTTTCATCAGCAGGAGGTGTGTATATTGATGGTTTAATTAAAACGAAAACCAAATATCTGGGGAACTATGCCGTTACGCTTGACACCATCGCTCCCACCATTACGACTAAAACTGATTACAGGAATAAAAATATCAGCAAACTTAAATTCATCGATTTCACCGTAAAAGATGAGCTATCAGGAATAAAAACATATGAAGGTGAGATTGATAACAAATGGGTCTTATTCGAATTTGACAAAAAAAATGATCGTCTTTTTTATACATTCGACAAAAAGAGATTAATCAAAAACAAAAAGCACCACTTAAAGTTATTTGTAAAGGACGCTGTGGGGAATCAATCAACTTATGAATGCGATTTCACTTGGTAG
- a CDS encoding DUF4293 domain-containing protein, with protein sequence MIQRIQTLFLLGVLILISLMFFFPLAELIDPANISYSFIYRGIPSVIEGEPMLFKAYPVAILLTIIVLNVLVTIFSYKKRIRQIRLTVFNIFCMLGMMGLVYYSINSQVEEMNAIANYSIINAFPLVGVVLSYLAIRHIGKDEAMIRSMDRIR encoded by the coding sequence ATGATTCAAAGAATTCAAACCTTATTCCTATTGGGAGTTTTAATCTTAATCTCATTGATGTTCTTTTTCCCTTTGGCAGAATTAATCGATCCGGCAAATATTTCCTACTCATTTATATACAGAGGTATTCCTTCGGTAATTGAAGGAGAACCGATGCTTTTTAAAGCTTATCCTGTTGCAATTCTATTGACAATTATTGTTTTAAATGTCCTGGTTACAATTTTTTCCTATAAAAAGCGTATTCGTCAGATTCGATTAACGGTTTTTAATATTTTTTGCATGCTGGGTATGATGGGCTTGGTTTATTACAGTATAAACTCGCAGGTTGAGGAAATGAATGCCATTGCAAATTATAGCATTATTAATGCTTTTCCATTGGTGGGTGTTGTTCTATCTTACCTGGCAATTCGTCATATTGGAAAAGATGAAGCTATGATTCGTTCGATGGATCGAATTCGATAA
- a CDS encoding DUF5916 domain-containing protein, whose translation MIRLCLLAIALFICFYQPVQALSKKEIKAQRVSQNPKIDGILDDAVWENIPVAKEFVQLDPDNGMPSNFKTEAKFVYTDNSLIVGVMMYDDQPDKILKELSMRDNINNSDFILLLIDPFNNGLDAFEFIITPMGVQIDAKVVKNREDNNWDGVWKSGAHIGKNGWSAEFEIPYSALRFPKKDVQEWGINIIRNIQREKEKVCWNFVDKEVSGWVNQAGVLKGIENIKPPTRLSFSPYFSVYVDKSSDKSSFETNYRGGLDLKYGLNESFTLDMMLIPDFGQVQSDDQILNLSPYETKFDEKRQFFTEATELFNRGDIFYSKRIGGTPKYLYDVEDDLENDEIIVENPIEAKIINSTKISGRTSKGLGIGFLNSMVRNTYAEIKDTLTGSKRKFKTQAFANYNMLVFDQSLKNESYVSMFNTNVTVPNEDYIANVSGTEFLFKNNSRTYQVKGKALVSQCYEKGEDAQIGHHHQIVLGKISGKFNWSFVNEMISDKYNPNDMGYLSRNNIIKNNFGLGYHIYKPKGGILAQHNNLTLSHETQYSPARYSRFTIYYNSRVKLKSYNSLGIYGNIRPMHEYDFYEPRVEGMKLRKGSSAFAGLWFSSDYRKEFAFDIQAEYGKRFSTDNLRVFSLTINPRYRFNDKFSMRYRMKWDRQLDDMGYVNDEEVDGITNVYIGRRNTTYLENRITANYIFNNKMSLSFRARHYWAKAEYKSFGKLLDSGRLQSTSYTDNHDINFNAFNVDMVYSWRFAPGSELALVWKHSIADEKDKIAHRFVNNLKNTFDATRFNSLSLKLLYYIDYMSLKKKG comes from the coding sequence ATGATTAGACTATGCCTGCTAGCTATAGCACTGTTTATTTGTTTTTATCAACCGGTGCAAGCACTATCAAAGAAAGAAATTAAAGCCCAACGTGTAAGTCAAAATCCCAAAATTGATGGCATCCTGGATGATGCGGTGTGGGAAAATATACCTGTAGCGAAAGAATTCGTTCAACTGGATCCGGATAATGGCATGCCTTCAAACTTTAAAACAGAAGCCAAGTTTGTTTATACTGATAATTCACTTATTGTAGGGGTTATGATGTATGATGATCAACCTGATAAAATATTGAAGGAACTGAGTATGCGTGATAACATCAATAACAGTGATTTCATACTTCTGTTAATCGATCCGTTCAATAATGGTTTAGATGCTTTTGAATTTATTATAACACCAATGGGAGTTCAGATTGATGCTAAAGTTGTTAAAAATAGAGAAGATAACAATTGGGATGGTGTTTGGAAAAGTGGGGCTCATATTGGTAAGAATGGCTGGAGTGCAGAATTTGAGATTCCTTACTCGGCTCTTCGTTTTCCTAAAAAAGATGTACAGGAATGGGGAATTAATATCATCCGAAATATTCAACGTGAAAAGGAAAAAGTTTGCTGGAATTTTGTCGATAAGGAAGTATCCGGTTGGGTTAATCAGGCGGGCGTATTGAAGGGGATCGAAAATATTAAACCACCTACACGACTTTCATTCTCGCCCTATTTTTCTGTTTATGTCGATAAATCATCAGATAAATCGTCGTTTGAGACAAACTATAGGGGAGGACTTGACTTGAAATATGGACTTAATGAAAGTTTTACGCTTGATATGATGCTGATTCCTGATTTTGGACAAGTGCAGTCTGATGATCAAATTCTGAATCTCTCGCCCTATGAAACGAAATTTGATGAGAAAAGACAATTTTTTACTGAAGCAACAGAACTGTTTAATCGGGGCGATATTTTCTATTCGAAACGAATAGGAGGAACGCCTAAATATCTTTATGATGTTGAAGATGACTTAGAGAACGATGAAATAATTGTTGAAAACCCTATTGAAGCCAAAATAATTAATTCAACGAAGATATCCGGAAGAACCTCCAAGGGGCTTGGAATCGGTTTTTTAAATTCGATGGTTCGAAATACATATGCAGAGATAAAAGATACACTAACAGGCTCGAAACGGAAATTTAAGACTCAGGCTTTTGCAAATTATAACATGCTGGTTTTTGATCAAAGTTTGAAGAACGAATCGTATGTGTCCATGTTTAATACGAATGTAACTGTTCCGAACGAAGATTATATTGCCAATGTAAGTGGTACCGAATTCTTGTTTAAGAATAATTCAAGAACGTATCAAGTTAAAGGTAAGGCTTTAGTGTCACAATGTTATGAAAAAGGGGAGGATGCTCAAATTGGCCATCATCATCAGATTGTTTTGGGTAAGATAAGTGGGAAATTTAATTGGAGTTTTGTTAATGAGATGATATCGGATAAGTATAACCCGAATGATATGGGGTATTTAAGTCGGAATAACATTATAAAAAATAATTTCGGATTGGGTTACCACATTTATAAACCTAAAGGAGGGATACTTGCTCAACACAATAACCTGACTCTTAGCCACGAGACACAGTACTCTCCGGCCCGATATTCACGATTTACGATTTATTACAACTCAAGAGTCAAGTTAAAATCCTATAATTCTTTGGGTATTTATGGTAATATTCGCCCAATGCACGAATATGATTTTTATGAACCACGTGTTGAGGGAATGAAATTGAGAAAAGGATCGTCGGCTTTTGCGGGTCTATGGTTTTCTTCCGATTATAGAAAAGAGTTTGCTTTTGATATTCAAGCAGAATACGGGAAACGTTTTTCAACAGATAATCTGAGAGTGTTTTCGCTGACTATCAATCCTCGTTATCGATTTAATGATAAGTTCTCGATGAGATACCGAATGAAATGGGATAGACAGTTAGACGATATGGGCTATGTGAATGACGAAGAAGTAGATGGTATAACCAATGTATATATCGGTAGGCGAAATACAACTTATCTTGAGAATCGAATCACTGCAAATTATATATTCAACAACAAGATGTCGTTGAGTTTTAGAGCTCGCCATTATTGGGCAAAGGCAGAATATAAAAGTTTTGGGAAATTACTTGATAGTGGGCGTTTGCAGTCAACGTCTTATACCGATAATCATGATATAAACTTTAATGCCTTTAATGTTGATATGGTCTACTCCTGGCGATTTGCTCCGGGGAGTGAACTCGCTTTAGTTTGGAAACACTCTATTGCGGATGAAAAAGATAAAATTGCACATCGTTTTGTTAATAATCTCAAAAATACGTTTGATGCAACCCGATTTAATTCATTATCACTAAAACTCTTGTATTATATTGATTACATGTCTTTAAAAAAGAAAGGATGA